The Streptomyces laurentii genome contains a region encoding:
- a CDS encoding 3-hydroxybutyryl-CoA dehydrogenase precursor (3-hydroxy-acyl-CoA dehydrogenase; Validated;~3-hydroxyacyl-CoA dehydrogenase, C-terminal domain; pfam00725;~3-hydroxyacyl-CoA dehydrogenase, NAD binding domain; pfam02737;~3-hydroxybutyryl-CoA dehydrogenase precursor [Streptomyces venezuelae ATCC10712];~identified by MetaGeneAnnotator; putative), with protein sequence MSANTTVQGSDAVPADGAGPLAPDIGPRVDSGAAPGLSPGSTVAVVGTGTMGQGIAQVALTAGHSVRLYDSAPGRAEEAVAAVAGRLERLVAKGRLGAAERDAALDRLHPAAELAGLADAALVVEAIVERLDVKQGLFADLEKVVGDDTVLATNTSSLSVTAIAGGLRRPGRFVGLHFFNPAPLLPLVEVVSGHATDPDTATRAYETMRGWGKTPVRCADTPGFIVNRIARPFYAEALRVFEEGGADPATIDAALRESGGFKMGPFELTDLIGQDVNEAVTRSVWESFFQDPKFTPSLAQRRLVESGRLGRKSGHGWFPYAEGAERPEPHTAPPAEAPARVTVRGSLGPAEPLVELFEAAGITVRRTTGDGYVELPGGARLGLADGETSFEYRKDDVVSFDLALDYAAASRIVLSAREGMDPDILAEAVGLFQALGKKVSVIGDVPGMIVARTVAMLADLAADAVDRRVATAEDVDTAMRLGVNYPAGPLEWAARIGHRRVCDLLGALHDRYPTGRYAPSLALARRGFDEGAEEQS encoded by the coding sequence ATGAGCGCCAACACGACGGTCCAGGGGAGCGACGCGGTGCCGGCCGACGGAGCCGGACCTCTCGCCCCGGACATCGGCCCGCGCGTGGACTCCGGCGCCGCGCCGGGCCTTTCACCTGGCAGTACGGTCGCCGTGGTCGGTACGGGCACCATGGGCCAGGGCATCGCCCAGGTCGCCCTGACCGCCGGTCATTCCGTACGTCTGTACGACAGTGCGCCCGGTCGGGCGGAGGAGGCCGTGGCCGCCGTCGCCGGCCGGCTGGAGCGGCTGGTCGCCAAGGGCCGGCTCGGCGCGGCGGAGCGCGACGCGGCACTCGACCGGCTGCACCCGGCCGCCGAACTCGCCGGTCTCGCGGACGCCGCCCTGGTCGTCGAGGCGATCGTCGAACGGCTCGACGTCAAGCAGGGGCTCTTCGCGGACCTGGAGAAGGTCGTCGGCGACGACACGGTGCTCGCCACCAACACCTCCTCCCTCTCCGTCACCGCCATCGCGGGCGGCCTGCGCCGCCCCGGCCGGTTCGTCGGCCTGCATTTCTTCAACCCGGCCCCGCTGCTGCCGCTCGTCGAGGTCGTCAGCGGCCACGCCACCGACCCGGACACCGCCACGCGCGCGTACGAGACGATGCGGGGCTGGGGCAAGACGCCGGTGCGCTGCGCGGACACCCCGGGCTTCATCGTGAACCGGATCGCCCGCCCCTTCTACGCCGAGGCGCTGCGCGTCTTCGAGGAGGGCGGCGCCGACCCGGCCACGATCGACGCGGCGCTGCGCGAGTCCGGCGGCTTCAAGATGGGGCCCTTCGAGCTGACCGACCTCATCGGCCAGGACGTCAACGAGGCCGTGACCCGCTCGGTGTGGGAATCCTTCTTCCAGGACCCCAAGTTCACGCCCTCGCTCGCGCAGCGGCGGCTCGTCGAGTCGGGCCGGCTCGGCCGCAAGTCGGGGCACGGCTGGTTCCCGTACGCGGAGGGCGCCGAGCGCCCCGAGCCGCACACCGCGCCGCCCGCCGAGGCGCCCGCGCGGGTCACGGTGCGAGGGTCGCTCGGACCCGCCGAGCCGCTGGTGGAGCTGTTCGAGGCCGCCGGGATCACGGTGCGGCGCACCACCGGGGACGGGTACGTCGAACTGCCCGGAGGGGCCAGGCTCGGCCTCGCGGACGGCGAGACGTCCTTCGAGTACCGCAAGGACGACGTCGTCTCCTTCGACCTGGCGCTCGACTACGCGGCGGCGAGCCGGATCGTCCTGTCGGCCCGCGAGGGGATGGATCCCGACATCCTCGCGGAGGCCGTGGGGCTCTTCCAGGCACTGGGCAAGAAGGTCTCCGTGATCGGCGACGTGCCGGGCATGATCGTGGCCCGTACGGTCGCGATGCTCGCCGACCTCGCCGCCGACGCCGTGGACCGGCGGGTCGCCACCGCCGAGGACGTGGACACGGCGATGCGACTGGGCGTCAACTACCCGGCGGGCCCACTGGAGTGGGCGGCGCGCATCGGGCACAGGCGCGTATGCGACCTGCTCGGCGCGCTGCACGACCGTTACCCGACCGGACGCTACGCGCCCTCGCTCGCCCTCGCGCGGCGGGGCTTCGACGAGGGTGCGGAGGAGCAGTCATGA